The DNA window AATTCTGCAAGATACTGTTCTTAATTATACAACTAACTCAGTCAAAGCTGAGATGCTGAAGATTTTTTTGGCCTGCACTACTGACTTCTATATTGGTCCGCTaataccagtggtggaaaaagtacccagttgtcatacttgagtaaaagtatagatacacttttacttgagtcattttctattaaggtaagtcaaccagtaaaatactacttgagtaaaagtcaaagaaTTTgtttctaaatatacttaagtatcaaaagtaaaagttatTTCAAATTACTTcaattaagcaaagcagatggcaccattttcttgtttttaaaatgtacagatagctaggggcacactccaacactcagacatgtcTGTCAGTTCAGAGGCAGTAGGGCTGACAAGGGATTTTATTTTGATGTGTGaaatggaccattttcctgtcctgctaagcattcaaaatgtaacttttgggTGTCGGAAAATGTAGGGAGTGAAAAGTGTGTTCTTTTTTTTAGGAATAAAGTAAAGTAAATGTtgcccaaaatataaatagtaatgtacagataccccaaaaaactgcttaagtagtactttaaagtatgttttacttaagtactttacaccactggccaaTACTAGTAAAggcacagtgcactacttttgtgaaaaatatatatttttttacatttgtatttttttattctgatttttcagggtgctgcagcaccctaaGCATCCCTACTTCCCGCAGCTATGGTTGATGAGCTTCTGCATGGTCCAGTAACTCATGAAGCCCTCTCAGCAATGTATCGTTGTCTTGTCAAGGTATATCTATGGAGTTTTTTTCTTCCTTCGGACAGCATGTTTAAGGTTAGCTTTGGAGAACTCCAAGGGGGCTTACAGCCAGGTCCCCTCTTGGGTTCTCAGCTGAAGGTATGGACCACAGCTGGCTCCATGTGAACTACAATCTTGACGCTCTGTTTAACATTTAGAAACGTTATTAATCATCACTTGCgatacagttttggaaacctttggAATGTTACTTTTATAGAAGTGGGAACAAATATTTCAAATACAAAGACAAACTTAGTGTACTTGTACACAGTTTAGCAAAGTTGCACCAGGATTTGTTTTGAAACAGCTACGATACATCCTCATCTTGCCCTTGCATTTCCATTCTACCATTCCATTCAATATTTCCTGGTGCAACTTTGATAAACTGCatacagtaagtgtatattttgtattaaaatatatatatatattgctcatGTGAGATGGATTTGCATTTAAACAGAGCATTTGGCCAGGGCCAGGcacttgcctcatgcagcataATAGCTATGTGGAATGAGTGTTAGTCATGTGctgccacgcagttgtgggtgaacagggagtacaggaggggactaagcacgcacccctgagggcaccagtgttgagggtcagcatgattggatgtgttgtttcctaccctcaccctCTACCATTTCCATGCCATATTGGCTTAGATAACTAAATGCATGTATTTGATTGCTACCCAATTTAAGCACCCCTTTACATAAACAGTTTAcatgataataataatgttacTGTTTATCTAGGTGTGAACATAAATTCAGTCCATAAAAAATTGCCCTGCAGACACACTGTCCCAGAATGCATCTTGACAATATGGTCTTTGAAAAAAGCAGCGCGGCTAATTCAAGATGGCGGAGATGGACCAGCTAGACGAGAGTAAGTAATAACACGAATTTAACAAGACTTTTAAACTACCAATATAATTATGTGAGGAAATGTTTACTTTAGAACCTTGTATGTCTAACTGTTATTAACTGAATACTTGTCGCACTTTTTTCCTGAAGCGTTTGTAAACTAGTTTTCTAGACGCAAAAGCTAGTGAGCTAACGCTTgttagcaagttagcttgggAAGCTAGCTGCTTACCGAGCTAACAAGCGTTAGCTCACATTAGTACGCTAGCTAGCTGCTCTAAAAATAATTAGGCGATTGTCATTATGGCTAACTAAAGGTTTGCAGGCTTGTTTGTTGCCCGTTAGCTAACAACCCAGAAATCTAACGTTAGTTAGCTGAGCTTTGTTTGCTTACTTGATTTGAGTATTTGTATCTAACTTACTTAGCTACATTTAGCTAACTGTTAACGAGTTACATACATTAAACACTGTTCCCTAAAATAAATCATTCGTATAAGTGTCTTGCTGTTTAAATATCTAAAAACAAATCCCCTATTCAGCAGTTTTATCTGTCAAGACACTGACAGAACAGCCCTCTAAGGGGTGATGTGAGGGGTCATACTGCTGGCTAGTTGTCATATGTCTAGTAACTGTTCTAGCCACAAACTGCCAATTTCCTCGGTATTTAACAAACATCGATAGTTTATATTTTATCTCTACAGTCAGACCACCTGCTATTCTTTCTATTTGTACCTAGCTAACTACCTTTGTCAATAATTGACCTTGGGTTATTGGGTTAATAAAGATACATTCTCtctaaaaagcattattttgtcACAACACTTAGTATTTGCATATACAGATGCCCCTGGGCTATATGGGGACTGCTGACTGGAGCTCATCTCCTCCTCACTATGACACCACATTTTGGATTCTCATAAATATGACATTTTATTGACCTATGGGTTTTCTTTATATAGTGCCTGTAGAAAgcctacccctcccctccctttcaaaataaaatgtataccTTTTGTTGATTTATAGCCGGAATAAATACATTTCCACCCCCATTGATCTACACATCCTACCACGCAACTTCCAAGTGAGAAATATCCTGTAATGTTTTAGAAAATCAAAGGGGTTGGATAGGTGTCCACCCCCTTTTAATATAAATCTTAAATTAGCTCAGGTGTAACCAATCACCTTAAAAATCACACACCAGGTTATTTAGCCTCCACCTGTGTAGTTATTCATGTGATTTCATGATGATTTCAGGATAAATTCAGCAGTTCCTGTATGTTCCCTCTGCTGGGTTGGACATTGCAGAGCAAACACTTAACCATGAGAACCAATAAGCTTTGAAAAGAACTCCAGGACAGAGTTGTTGAAAGGCACAGATCAGGGGATAggtataaaaatatttttaaaagtccTAAAATATCCCTTGGAGCATGGTCAATATGATTTTATTAAGTGGAAGGTGTATGGCATCGCCAAGACCCGACCTAGATCAGGCTTTCCTTCTAAACTGGATGACTGAGCAAGTAGGAGACTGATCAGAGAGGCTGACAAGAGTCCAAAGGCAACTTTGAAAGAGCTACAGGCTTTTATGGCCAAgactggtcaaagtctgtaaaaAAAGGGGGGGTGGGGAAGGGGATACCCTCGTCAGTTGCataatgcattcaaccgaaatgtgtcgaaCACAATTTAaactcctctgaatcagagaggtgcggggtggCAAGAAGGAAGCCATTACTCAAGAAAACCCACCTTGAATCCTGTTTTgaagtatatataaaaaatattttaaaaagccaTGTGTCAAAGTgttgtggtctgatgaaactacaATTGAAATGCAAAGTGTTACGTTTATCAGTATGAAAGGGAAAATTAATCGAGCAATGTACAGAAAAGTCCTTGAGGGAAAACCTGCTGCCCTCTGCAAGAAAGTTGAAACTGGGATGGAAGTTCACCTTTTCAGCATGACATCACAAtgacctgattcacacagccaAAGCTATAGTGGAATAAAAAGGTAAATGTCCCAGTCAGAGTCCGGACCTAAATCCAATCGAAAATGTGTGGCATGACTTCGATTGCTGTCCTAatgaacttgacagagcttgaaccgTTTTGTAAAGAATAGTCAAATATCGCCAAATCTAGGCACTGACAGAAAAAAATGTCAAGTTCAAGGGGTTTAGACTTTCCATAGGCACTGTACATTCGGTTTATTGGGAACACCCATCTAGTGCTGGGTCGGACCCCTCGTTGCCTCCAGATCAGCTAGAATTCTTCTGGGAATGGATTCTACAAAGTATGACGTTCAAATGTTTCTcagttggtatcaagggacctaacgtgtggcAGACATTTTTCCCACATGATTACACCATCGCTACCAGCCTGTACTGTCGACACCATTTAGGATGGGGCcgtggactcatgctgcttacgccaaatcctgccATCATCATGCCACAATGGGATTTgttggaccaggcaatgtttttccactcaatTGTGTTGCTCATGTGCCCACTTGAGCTGCTTCTACTTTTTAGCTGATAGGAATGGAACCCGGTGTGGGTTTCAGCTGCAATAGCCATCCGAGACAAGGAACGGTGAGTTGTGCGTTCTGAGATGCCATACTGCGCCGTTATATGCCTGTTTGtcgcccgcctgttagcttgcaagATTCTTGCCCTTCTTCGACCTTGCTCATCAACATGCTGTTTTCGTCCACaagactgccgctgactggaggTTTTTTgattgtcgcaccattctctgtaaaccctagacactgtcgtgcgtgaaaagcccagagGCCAGCCATTTCTGATGTACTGGAACCTGCAACTGACCACTACACGCTCAGTCTAAGTCACTCGTTTAGCCCATTTGTAACGTTCAACCAAACAGTAActggatgcctgtctgcctgctgtatatagcaagccatggccacctgactcactgtctgtaggagtgaaCCATTTTTGTGAATGGCCACTGAGTATGTAAATCCAAAATCATGAGTAAAGTCACTCAATCCTCAAACACCATCAAATGAGAGAAAGGATGAATAAGAATGCAGGATTTTGTTTAAGTGGAAGACAAATTCCATGTCAGTCTTGGATCATTCCCCTCTTCTCTTGATTGCAGGCTCTTCAGCAGAGGCGCTAGTCAGTCTGAAAGGTACTGTAGCTTAACACATTGCATTTATTATCCCTGTCTGTGTATGTAACCTATGTATTGCATATACTGCGTGCCCACGTTGACTGTTTTTCCCAAAAGGTTGGAGATGTCAGTCCCTCGTTGGATTAGTCTTTCAAAGTCTCTAATTACAAGCTTAAAAATGCAACACACAGGTGATGTCAGACTTGGAACTAAGCCCATTTGAACTCTTAACTTGTCAATTGTTATAGTCTTAGACCATCAATGTGCTTTATTCACTGATGTCATTGTCTGATGTGGTAAGTATGTAGTTCTAAGTAGTTAACTCTCCTTTCCTGTAAGACTACTGATTGCAGAATACTTAATAGGAGAAATAAATAACGTGGAAACCAGTCCTTTCAGCTAtggcagggcttgacattaactttTTTTTGCCACTTGTCCTTTGGACAAATATGACTGATTTTGTTTTTTACTTGTCCGAAACCTCAAGTCACACCATGGGTCAAACAGGTGACAGAAAATTGTGTTGTATGATACAAGgaaccacttcacaataacattcATTATTATTGACAATGGAAGGCTGCTGGTCACTGATCCCATATATAATACAGTATCTCCTGGTTATGTGTCCTTGAGCAAAGCGCGTAACCTCCTCCCCCCATAAGATACTGCACTGATAAGCTGTCAACCCTCCATCTGGAGAGCTACCAGGTGTGCAGGCTTTGGCTCCAACCCTACTCAAAACACACCAGTCAGCTTATCAAAGTCCTGTTGAGCAGCTGATTTAAAACATTTGGcgtaaaagcctgcacacccagtagctctcctggAATCTCTTGGAGGATGGTTGGTCACCCTGCAACATTACTTTTTATGTATTTTATAAAATGAGTTACTTGTCAATAGGGTTGGGCACTATCCATACCTTCATACTGTGCCTGTTGCCACCCTGGGATATACGGTATTAATGGTAGTAACACCATAGGGGTGCTATTTTGAaaatatttttgaaaatgtaaataAAGACCCAAAAATGTAACTTAACAGAAATTTTACAAAATGCTAACAAGTAACGTTACTAAGGAATCCCCATAGCGGATGCTTGGTAAATATTGAAGTCCAGAGAGGACTTAAGAATAAATGTGGGGCATTTTAAGCCACGAACAATACTTTTCCAGAATTACATGGTCGGTATTGAATAGAGGAGAATCATTGCCAATTTTGAGTGCTTGAGGGGCAGTTTTACAACTGGAGTAAGAAGCAATGGTTTCATCAACTGTCTGTCTGCCGTTTGCGGATATACACGAGTGCCGGAGGAAAGTTATTTTAGGATATCGGACATGACAATGACATTAATGCATGCTAATAGTTAACTAGTGAGAACCAACTATACAATATGTTTTGAATTGGCCATCTAGTTAGTCTATATGTCATTATTTTACCTGCTGCACAAatgtatctccctctcctctggcaACTGCCTGCTGGCGCAACCAGGATTTTCATTGCTGACCAAAAATGTGCTATAACTGGGCAAATAACTCACTAATTAGCAATgaatatcaacaaatgtgcacacgtggctcgctttgatctcaaaaatGCATTTCGCGACTGCATGATTGAAAGACCGCCCATGCCTGTCAATGTAGGCAGGCCTACAGTAATCATACTCCGATGCAATTTGCAGAGATTGGGAGGACAGTGTGCAACACATTGCATCCAGAGGATACGGATCCAATTCTGATTGAAGTAGCcacattagatttttttttctaatttttgGATTTTTTACTTGTCCATTTGGACAACCTTATTGCATTCTTTTTGTCTGACAATTTAATCACTTTTCCTGGGCAAGGGGACTAGTGTAATTTTGAGCCCTGTATGGTCATGAAGTAAGGATACTAGGAAAGGAAGACATTTCAGAGTTTTGTGAAACAGACATTGAGAGAGCAGTGGTGAGTTGTAAGATGCAAGTTTAATCTATTTTTGATAACGCCACATTTTGTGCATCTCCAGAGGGCAGTCTGTCAAATACTTTGAACGAGAAGCAAACAAAAGCTCACAACACAAGAGGAAGACACACCTTGGTGTCCATGGAAACGGTGAGATGGCCAATCTAGCACTTCATCACATCTATCCTTTGAAACTCTAGGTCTCCTATTGTTTTATCTGGTGACTTAATCACTGTTAATTAAGTGGACACTGATAGTCTTATCAGCACTTCCCATTAGCAGTTTGTCCAAGTTACCCTCAATGTTCTGATTTGCACGATCAGTTCTACCTTGAAACTTCATTTTTGTTCTCAACAAATCAGTGCCCCTGTTTCATCATAGATGGGGTAGGCGTGTGCCATAAGCAATACTATCTGCACAtttgaaaaacatttttattaaGCATTGACATTATTCTCACTGATATGCTGACCCTCCTGTCCCTGTGTCTAGCCCACACGGAGCTCCAAGAGGAGTAGACtgttcagagaggaggaggagcagcgcCTCCCATCCAGATCCCCTAGAAGGAGCCAGAGGGTCACCTCTGTACCCCAGGTATAGCTCCGGCTCACACAGCTGGGCAAAGAAAACCCTGTTGCTTCTGTAAAATAAATGCCTTGCTTTTGGCCAGCATCGTTGTCCTGTCCCCCTCTTTGCAAATACACTACCTTCTTTCAACTCAGAGGTGACAGCATTGCCTCCTATAGATCAACTACTATAGCTCAGGATAACCCAGATGTGCTTTTGTAAACTATTTGGTGACTTCATTATTGTTCATTTGTTTTGATTGTTTTCTTTCAGAAGTTTGCTAATGTGACGACCCCAGATAAGAAAGTGTCTCAGAGAATCGGGCTGAGGTTGAGAAACCTTCTCAAACTTCCTAAAGCACACAAATGGTGCATCTACGAGTGGTTCTATTCTAACATAGATGGGTAAGCTACACTACCACGACAGCTGTATAACTTAAACACACACCCAGTGTGTAATTCCTTTGACCTCTGACACCTTTTCGTCCACCCAGACCTTTATTTGAAGGTGACAATGACTTCTGCCTGTGCCTGAAAGAATCCTTCCCCAACCTGAAGACCAGGAAGTTGACCCGTGTGGAGTGGGGTACAATCAGGAGACTGATGGGGAAACCCAGACGGTATTGTTCATTATTACAGCACATTCTCTTTTTAAAGACTGACCTTCCAAATCTGgtttgcatttatttatttttctgtttcCTTTTGAAGTAAGTAGATTGTCCCCATGAATAtccctttgttttttttgttttttcgaATAGCCAATGATACATCTTATGGACACCATGGATTTTCAGGGAAATATCCTGGAATGTTAATTAAAGAAACCTTCCTTGGTTTTCTTTCACGCACACCAAGAATACCAACTGTTTGTGTATAATTGACTTAGTTAAATGTTCCCCTTTAGGTGTTCGTCTGCGTTCTTTGCTGAGGAGCGGACTGCGCTGAGGCAGAAGAGGCAGAAGATGCGTATGCTGCAGCAGAGGAAGTTTTTCGACGTGGCACACTGCAAAGACCTCCCCGACGAGATCCCCTTGCCGCTCGTCATAGGAACCAAAGTCACCGGTAAAACACTGTAGTGATGGCAACCAAAATGACTTGTTAAATACCAGCAGCCCCTACCTtaaaagtagctatcagcaaaccTGTAGTCATAGCACCCAAAGTCCCCTTTAAATCTCCAGATTAGATGGATTCTGTGTGTTCCAGCTCGTCTTAGGGGAGTCCATGACGGCCTGTTCACTGGGCAGATCGATGCCGTGGATACGGGCGCTGCCACTTACCGTGTGACCTTTGACCGGAATGGGCTGGGCACACACACCGTGCCTGATTACGAAGTGCTGGTACGCCTGGTCTTCATTACTCATTCAGCATTGACATGTTAGAATGAGAGATTCTGACCTCGGCAAAcatcaaacacacagagaaaccgGAGTCTGTCCATTACCAGCAGTGCTGTTGTCAACTTAAAAAGCAAAACATTTAGAAAAATCCTTCAATCACACACGCTACATGGAAATCACAAGGGAACAAGAAAAAGATGATGCAATAAATTACTTCCTGCTGTATTACCAACGATATGGTTGATTTAAATCTGTTGTTTTTCCCCCCTCCAGAGTAATGAGCCCAACGAGACCATGCCCATCTCAACCTTCGCACAGAAACTGAGACCCTCCCGCTTCCAAAACTTCATGACCCCTCCCAGAGTGACCTACGCCTCCGCCACCACACCAGTCCTCATGGTAAGAAGGAAACGGTGCAcattgtacagtaccagtcaaaatttgacacacctactcaatacagggtttttcttcatttttactattttctacattatagaatagtgaagacatcaaaacgatcaaataatacatatggaatacTGTACTAACCAAAaggtgtttaacaaatcaaaacattttatttgagaGAATTcaaattgccaccctttgccttcatgacagattttcacactcttggcattctctcaacttgCTTCATGCAGGGATGCAAACTAGTTACCTTTCGGTGAAATTCGCCTCAAAATAGGTGACCTACGTGATTCGTGTAGATCCGATGAGAAAGGTTTGTGCAGAGGTGCTTTggatcactactggctgtaagTGAACGAGTGATGCGCCTTTGGAGcaatactggctgtatccaaggttcagccaatcgttcacataacaatagaatgtagCACGCTACTGAAGAGAGACACGACAACCAATGTGCTAGTTACGGCATCAGCGTATGCTGAAAGAGTGGAGAGTGGAATGGCAATTTACCAATTACAGCAGGGTGTCCCCTGAAAGATAAGAGGTAGGAGTGAAGCCTGACCACCAAGATGGGGGTGAAAAGGTGATGAACCGCACTTCATGTGCTGTAACCGAAAAACAcctggcatttggaaagtttgagcTGGGGGAGAAAGTGTGGCGGAACAAGTAGTGTTTAGAGGTGAAAGaaacacctatttaggcgaggtgctggctagcggagggGAATGCTTacaaaaataaaggagagccgcacactctaggagctcaggtGCAAAAATATTTATGCCCagcgtttcgacagacaagctgtcatcatcggggtataatgacaaacactgcgggatgactcatttatatagtgtcaaGACACACAGGTGCCCgtaatcatggccgggtgtggTCTGATATCATTGGTTCATCCTCATATTAAAATAACATACAAAAAACATAAATGGATAGcgtacgatcatagatacaatttggctacatacgcctacaaacatttacaatagcaaaatcacaaGAATGACTACAGATCAAAGTCTACAATGAGACCGAAAGGAgaaagggtctttaaattaaagatccaagCAGCCTCCCGTTTTAACAATAACTTGTCGAGGTCACCCCCTTCTACGGAGGGGGACATGTTCGGTGCCAATATAACGTAGAGACAAAATCGAGTGGTTTTCTTCCAAAAGGTTGGCCACAACTGGGTAAGTTGAGTTTTTGCagctaatggtgctacgatgctccgagatacgtacttttaatttgcGCTTTGTTTTATCCACACAAtgtttaccacaaggacaagttataagataaatagcacccttagtggagcacgtgatgacacctttgattgggatctgtttccctgtttggggggtgtttgaaggatctacatttataagtgtcattacattgagcacagccattacacttgtagTTTCCGTCCATTAGGGGCGCAAATAGACATTGTGCAGagatatcttggggtggtaaatcagagtttaccaattgtgagatttctgccccgtgagaatacgaccaagggaaaGTATCGGTAATGTGTTTTCAGACCATCATCGGATCTTAGAGTGTGCCAATgtttgttcagagcactttgaatagcgggtagtttgtttttgcgagactgaccttgaaaaaggtcTCGTTTTGGGACAAGTATTGTTATGTATATTGCTACAGTAGCTCGATCGAAGTTGACGTTGGCTATtcagagaaatgttgagcaataTTAGCCAACTCAACTGGTCACATaattgagtttatggtgtgaaaattagctGGCTAATAAGGTCAgggcagctaacgttagcttgtctGATGTTGTAACCTAACCAttcgctatagtattaactggtatacaaCCCCTTGCCGATGTGCCGAACCCCCCCtcttcattgctgcgacttgcttgctagttgagaaTTCTGCTCTTCACTCCGTTGTCATTTCAGCTACCAAAATGGTAATGAAGTGTGCCTTGCAGTCCCAAGATGGAAAGGGGGGATTTCGGCATGCAAGAAAATAGCCTTGCCGAAGTCCcccccccttctaatttccttaattttctAACCACAGttctgtggcacacatcagagtcaaatactttctatagaacaaacttcacgtCAGGATAGGCAACCAAAATTAATAACTAatgtgtgtgttatattaaacagaggagggagtaaaatgtaggcTGGGGGAGATTTTCGGCCCAACACCTTCATAACGTGTTAGTTGCAtactggaccctggcaatctgtATGAAACTTGGTCATGTCAGCGAACTATCTGTAAACTGTTTTtccctctacagtatgtggttaattttcagaatTAGAGAATTAGTTGAAAATGAGGcgttgcttgttaaacaagtggattcaCTGATGAAGTGGAGCTGGGACTGGCTTAAGCTGGATGCCACTATAGAGTTGAAAGGAACCCCAaacactttccctctttctcactttttCAATACAGTGGATTAAAAGGGGTATGCCAGGTGTACTCTGCCTGAAAGATGtcaattatgccaacaaagggtatcttGCTCTTctggcacattgtagaataatgtcCAAAGGCAGAAAGTGTATGACGTAATGTGCATTGTAGCCCAAATatgtttttgttgtgttgaacttaGCAGTAACACGTGAGTGAGGGGGGatgattaaatgttttactcagtgaacattatttttgcacacatgtagccttgtgcacttgatcgaCATCTACTATAGTTGCAactataatagagcaaaaatagaattccattctattcccaccttaacttcttatggctaggtCTCAACAACAttctgctgaaaaggcagcgcgcaaaattctaaaatatatttttagaaatatataactttcacacattaacaagtccaatacaccaaatgaaagaaacttcttgttaatctacccatcgtgtccgatttcaaaaaggctttacagcgaaagcacaacatatgattgttaggtcagagccaagtcacaaaaacacacacagccatttttccagccaaagataggagtcacaaaaataaatatagatcaaatgaatcactaaccttttgatgatcttcatcagaggacactcataggacatcatgttacacaatacatgtatgttttgttctataatgtgcatatttatatcaaaaaatctgtTTACGTTGGCgcattacgtgcagtaatgtttttcttccaaaacatctggtgattttgcagatagCCACATCAAAtcccagaaatactcataataaacattgataaaagatacaattgttattcacagaattaaagatatacttctccttaatgcaaccgctgtgtcagatttcaagaactttacggaaaaagcataatctgagcatggcgctcagagcccaatccagccaaagaaatatccgccatgttggagtcaacaaagtcagaaatggcattataaatattcacttacctttgatcttcatcagattgcactcccag is part of the Oncorhynchus tshawytscha isolate Ot180627B linkage group LG18, Otsh_v2.0, whole genome shotgun sequence genome and encodes:
- the lin9 gene encoding protein lin-9 homolog isoform X1, whose protein sequence is MAEMDQLDESSSAEALVSLKEGSLSNTLNEKQTKAHNTRGRHTLVSMETPTRSSKRSRLFREEEEQRLPSRSPRRSQRVTSVPQKFANVTTPDKKVSQRIGLRLRNLLKLPKAHKWCIYEWFYSNIDGPLFEGDNDFCLCLKESFPNLKTRKLTRVEWGTIRRLMGKPRRCSSAFFAEERTALRQKRQKMRMLQQRKFFDVAHCKDLPDEIPLPLVIGTKVTARLRGVHDGLFTGQIDAVDTGAATYRVTFDRNGLGTHTVPDYEVLSNEPNETMPISTFAQKLRPSRFQNFMTPPRVTYASATTPVLMDNDPLISQSPWKNKLPGADGDTLGGFPVKFLVQVTRLSKILMIKKEHVKHLKDMNAEAEKLKSCSMPIGLEFQKRYATTVLELEQLNKDLNKVLHEVQQFCYELAPDQGMAPADRPTELRQRCEEEAKEMVQQTNTLRDDQQCVSNASLTHLISGLTALLLQIKCLAEGGDLNSFEFKSLTDSLNDIKSSIDPSNLSCFQNNVEIHVAHIQSGLSQLGNLHAFAANNTNTV
- the lin9 gene encoding protein lin-9 homolog isoform X2, which gives rise to MAEMDQLDESSSAEALVSLKEGSLSNTLNEKQTKAHNTRGRHTLVSMETPTRSSKRSRLFREEEEQRLPSRSPRRSQRVTSVPQFANVTTPDKKVSQRIGLRLRNLLKLPKAHKWCIYEWFYSNIDGPLFEGDNDFCLCLKESFPNLKTRKLTRVEWGTIRRLMGKPRRCSSAFFAEERTALRQKRQKMRMLQQRKFFDVAHCKDLPDEIPLPLVIGTKVTARLRGVHDGLFTGQIDAVDTGAATYRVTFDRNGLGTHTVPDYEVLSNEPNETMPISTFAQKLRPSRFQNFMTPPRVTYASATTPVLMDNDPLISQSPWKNKLPGADGDTLGGFPVKFLVQVTRLSKILMIKKEHVKHLKDMNAEAEKLKSCSMPIGLEFQKRYATTVLELEQLNKDLNKVLHEVQQFCYELAPDQGMAPADRPTELRQRCEEEAKEMVQQTNTLRDDQQCVSNASLTHLISGLTALLLQIKCLAEGGDLNSFEFKSLTDSLNDIKSSIDPSNLSCFQNNVEIHVAHIQSGLSQLGNLHAFAANNTNTV
- the lin9 gene encoding protein lin-9 homolog isoform X3; amino-acid sequence: MAEMDQLDEKGSLSNTLNEKQTKAHNTRGRHTLVSMETPTRSSKRSRLFREEEEQRLPSRSPRRSQRVTSVPQKFANVTTPDKKVSQRIGLRLRNLLKLPKAHKWCIYEWFYSNIDGPLFEGDNDFCLCLKESFPNLKTRKLTRVEWGTIRRLMGKPRRCSSAFFAEERTALRQKRQKMRMLQQRKFFDVAHCKDLPDEIPLPLVIGTKVTARLRGVHDGLFTGQIDAVDTGAATYRVTFDRNGLGTHTVPDYEVLSNEPNETMPISTFAQKLRPSRFQNFMTPPRVTYASATTPVLMDNDPLISQSPWKNKLPGADGDTLGGFPVKFLVQVTRLSKILMIKKEHVKHLKDMNAEAEKLKSCSMPIGLEFQKRYATTVLELEQLNKDLNKVLHEVQQFCYELAPDQGMAPADRPTELRQRCEEEAKEMVQQTNTLRDDQQCVSNASLTHLISGLTALLLQIKCLAEGGDLNSFEFKSLTDSLNDIKSSIDPSNLSCFQNNVEIHVAHIQSGLSQLGNLHAFAANNTNTV